The Xiphophorus couchianus chromosome 14, X_couchianus-1.0, whole genome shotgun sequence genome includes a region encoding these proteins:
- the LOC114156899 gene encoding tripartite motif-containing protein 16-like, with translation MAQQGYLMDSVKFSCSICLDLLKTPVTIPCGHNYCMYCIGNFWDDEDKKGIHSCPQCRQQFTPRPVLVKNTMLAELVEDLRKSVPQPAPDDDCFVGPEDVACDVCTVRKMKAVKSCLVCLVSYCENHLQPHYDVPGLKKHTLVNPSKKLQENICSRHDEVMKIFCRTDQQCICYLCTMDEHKGHETVPAAAERAEKQKELQESRQQIHQRIQDQEKDVKLLQQEVEAINVSADKAVEDSEKIFTELIRLLQERSSDVKQQIRSQQETEVSRVKDVQEKLEQEITELKRKDAELEQLSNIEDHNQFLHNYPSLPALSESTHSSNIDKHPPYFEDVTAALSELKSKVLDILRDPLKRSSPTASKVDVLPQPSEPKTREDFLKYSRKLTLSRNTAHKFLELSEGNRKVTMTNENQNYEDHEGRFTKRWQVLSKQRLTGRCYWEVEWTGRSVEVAVAYDDIERTGDTQDSSFGVNENSWALCCQPYNYTFYGDDDKVDIPVTDLYSSTVGVYLDHRAGILSFYSVYGSQMTLLHEAETTFTQPLHAGIWLSRSKENSAEFIQLK, from the coding sequence ATGGCACAGCAAGGATATCTGATGGATTCTGTAAAATTCTCCTGTTCGATTTGTTTGGATCTACTGAAAACCCCAGTGACCATCCCGTGTGGACACAATTACTGCATGTACTGTATTGGAAATTTTTGGGATGACGAAGACAAGAAAGGAATCCACAGCTGCCCTCAGTGCAGGCAGCAGTTCACACCAAGGCCTGTTCTGGTGAAAAACACCATGTTAGCAGAGTTAGTGGAGGATCTGAGGAAGTCAGTACCACAACCTGCTCCTGATGATGACTGCTTTGTGGGACCTGAAGATGTGGCCTGTGATGTCTGCACCGTGAGGAAGATGAAAGCCGTCAAGTCCTGTCTGGTCTGCTTGGTTTCTTACTGTGAGAATCACCTCCAACCTCATTATGATGTCCCTGGACTAAAGAAGCACACGCTGGTGAATCCCTCCAAGAAGCTCCAGGAGAACATCTGCTCTCGTCAtgatgaggtgatgaagatCTTCTGTCGTACTGATCAGCAGTGTATCTGTTATCTCTGCACTATGGATGAACATAAAGGACATGAAACAgtcccagctgcagcagaaagagctgagaAGCAGAAGGAGCTCCAGGAGAGTCGACAACAAATCCATCAGAGAATCCAGGACCaagagaaagatgtgaagctgcttcaacaggaggtggaggccatcaatgtctctgctgataaagcagtggaggacagtgagaagatcttcactgagctgatccgtctcctccaggaaagaagctctgatgtgaagcagcagatcagatcccagcaggaaactgaagtgagccgagtcaaagatgttcaggagaagctggagcaggagatcactgagctgaagaggaaagatgctgagctggagcagctctcaaACATTGAGGATCACAACCAGTTTCTCCACAACTACCCCTCACTGccagcactcagtgagtctaCACACTCATCCAACATCGATAAACATCCTCCATATTTTGAAGACGTGACAGCAGCTTTATCAGAGCTCAAAAGTAAAGTCTTGGACATCCTGAGAGATCCACTAAAAAGAAGTTCACCAACAGCCTCCAAAGTGGATGTTTTACCTCAACCATCTGAACCAAAGACCAGGGAGGACTTCTTAAAGTATTCAAGGAAACTCACACTGAGTAGAAACACAGCACACAAATTTCTGGAATTATCTGAAGGCAACAGAAAAGTAACAATGACCAATGAGAACCAAAATTATGAAGATCACGAAGGCAGATTCACTAAAAGATGGCAGGTACTGAGTAAACAACGTCTGACTGGACGTTGTTATTGGGAGGTAGAGTGGACTGGGAGATCAGTCGAAGTAGCCGTAGCTTATGATGACATAGAAAGAACAGGGGACACGCAAGATAGTTCCTTTGGTGTGAATGAGAACTCTTGGGCATTGTGTTGCCAGCCGTATAACTATACATTTTATGGTGATGATGATAAAGTGGATATTCCCGTCACAGACCTCTACTCCTCCACAGTAGGAGTGTACCTCGATCACAGAGCAGGTATTCTGTCTTTCTACAGCGTCTATGGATCTCAGATGACTCTCCTCCATGAAGCCGAGACCACATTCACTCAGCCTCTACATGCTGGGATTTGGCTTTCACgttcaaaagaaaacagtgcAGAATTCATTCAGTTAAAATAA
- the LOC114156876 gene encoding SH3 domain-containing protein 19-like, whose translation MAEARSEEEEENLRRDTRDQVVRRQPNSSGGRPDRRKPEHRHSQGPLSSIRAVIKRTSRSTSVSETHRERDRDRRRPEITILAAEPLPSTSWFPGAVGGIPPPPPPPAQIWGPTIAPTIQPPPSYEEVIREKTQEQVLHPPPASSSSPLVCRTTIATQTDPGPAADPQETRDRKSARPPRPPPPSCTSRPPNAPDVITSSQSTVSSSEANSVATDAHPEPQTHISTHTQCSDFLSDQQLPSASALPDPSPDVPLERPRPRPRTRLARQPVSDEVKVQTLVKLREDGLATLAARAAGDSTNPEGSNGKYLQELLEAFSSDDWGFPDHCSDDSERSQSESEDGAEEEDMATLRARIQAFEQQVADESCGDFNTGNVEGFTVTKRPEPRPRPRLQGQPAKSTPPVIAPKPKSFSPSPKPSSKVFWEDEGVAVESGSVEMAESNPEAPSSAEASKSDPVSDIKPSQTPEKPAITPKPQTVTEPLPSSAPIPAPRPPPPKLTSSISSDSFPPNPGPPKRPPVAPRASLGAPPRSGGEATQNTVTQTVKGGSIRSTVKPAAPTSPRRASAPSLAPKPTAVPPACPDPNPVPLKPAAVGPAAPTKPPGPPKPPTPAPAPAMRKASVPQAKTEASIPANPASSGPTLPQRPPSVKLLPLRPPPIKSAPSRPPPPAINSSTNQIAAAKAVPAEQFSSANQMQTQRVSKKGPPLPPRPKPGHPLYNSYVKEEVLIVLDNPKPAPADSQQAGEGTDQSSVTANISPSQCLLDLDTQPETVQHQDGESKTAIEDLNQSDFQSILPVQPAELKEQPDPPAVSGPRCVALFDYEGEDDDELTFSQGDVIGLLELVGEEWGRGQIHGRTGIFPLNFMEVVEPLPEPTPGETSKQEAAETGETESSATLKQPSELKTDEWVMALFDFPGQTADDLSFQKGALIQVTEHVDAEWRRGRLDGREGLFPAAFTQPSQAQPITGQQSAAKGTAKAVFDFTAESEDELTLKVGDILTQVEPVDEQWILGVVGGKRGIVPKNYISFL comes from the exons CCAGGGTCCTCTATCGTCCATCAGAGCTGTCATCAAGAGAA CTTCGAGGTCCACGTCTGTCTCAGAGACgcacagagaaagagacagagacaggag GCGACCAGAGATCACCATCTTGGCAGCAGAACCTCTGCCCTCCACATCCTGGTTTCCTGGAGCCGTTGGCGGgattcctccacctcctcctccgcctGCACAGATCTGGGGACCCACAATTGCTCCGACGATTCAG ccgCCTCCTTCCTATGAGGAGGTGATCAGAGAGAAAACACAGGAGCAGGTTCTCCATCCTCCTccagcctcttcctcctcacctTTGGTTTGTAGAACCACCATCGCCACACAGACCGACCCAGGTCCCGCCGCCGACCCTCAGGAGACTCGCG ATAGAAAATCAGCGAGGCCCCCCCGGccacctcctccctcctgcACTTCCAGACCTCCGAATGCTCCTGATGTCATCACCTCCAGCCAATCAACTGTTAGCTCTTCTGAGGCGAACAGCGTAGCTACCGACGCACATCCTGAGCCTCAAACACACATCTCCACACACACGCAATGCTCCGACTTTCTCAGTGACCAGCAGTTGCCTTCAGCATCAGCATTGCCTGACCCATCCCCAGATGTGCCCTTGGAGCGCCCCAGGCCACGCCCACGCACTAGGCTAGCTCGCCAGCCAGTTAGCGACGAGGTTAAAGTTCAGACTTTGGTTAAGCTGCGTGAGGACGGTTTGGCTACGTTAGCGGCGCGTGCAGCCGGCGACTCCACCAACCCAGAGGGGAGCAACGGGAAGTAcctgcaggagctgctggaggcgTTCAGCTCCGACGACTGGGGCTTCCCTGATCACTGCAGCGACGACAGCGAGCGCAGCCAATCGGAGAGCGAGGACGGAGCGGAGGAAGAGGACATGGCGACTCTGAGAGCGAGGATACAAGCGTTCGAGCAGCAGGTCGCTGATGAGAGCTGCGGAGACTTCAATACTGGGAATGTTGAGGGTTTCACTGTCACAAAAAGACCAGAGCCTCGACCTCGGCCTCGTCTCCAGGGGCAACCGGCCAAATCGACCCCACCTGTCATCGCTCCAAAGCCCAAAAGCTTTTCACCTTCCCCCAAGCCCTCCAGCAAGGTATTCTGGGAAGACGAAGGCGTTGCTGTGGAATCAGGCAGCGTAGAAATGGCAGAGTCAAACCCTGAAGCTCCGTCTTCTGCAGAAGCATCAAAATCTGATCCAGTGTCAGACATCAAACCTTCCCAAACCCCTGAAAAGCCCGCCATAACTCCAAAACCACAGACTGTTACAGAACCGCTACCATCAAGCGCCCCAATCCCGGCGCCCAGGCCGCCTCCACCCAAACTCACGTCCTCCATCAGCAGCGACTCCTTCCCCCCAAACCCAGGACCTCCAAAGAGGCCTCCGGTCGCCCCCAGAGCTAGCCTGGGCGCGCCGCCGCGGAGTGGAGGTGAAGCTACGCAGAACACTGTGACCCAAACTG tGAAAGGAGGAAGTATCCGTTCCACCGTCAAACCGGCAGCACCAACTTCCCCTCGCAGAGCCAGCG ctcctagTCTGGCCCCCAAACCAACTGCAGTACCACCGGCTTGTCCAGATCCAAACCCAGTCCCTCTGAAACCTGCAGCAGTCGGTCCTGCTGCACCCACCAAGCCTCCAGGACCGCCCAAACCCCCGACTCCGGCTCCGGCCCCCGCCATGAGGAAAGCCTCCGTTCCCCAGGCCAAAACTGAAGCTAGCATCCCTGCTAACCCAGCGTCTTCTGGGCCGACTCTCCCTCAGCG TCCACCAAGTGTTAAGCTCCTCCCTCTACGTCCTCCACCAATCAAATCCGCACCCAGCAGACCGCCTCCCCCTGCAATAAACTCCTCAACCAATCAGATCGCTGCTGCCAAAGCTGTACCTGCTGAGCAGTTttcatcagccaatcagatgcaGACTCAGAGGGTGTCGAAGAAAGGACCGCCTCTGCCGCCTCGTCCCAAACCTGGACACCCTCTGTACAACAGCTACGTG aaaGAGGAAGTCCTGATTGTTCTGGACAATCCAAAACCTGCTCCTGCTGATTCGCAGCAGGCAGGTGAAGGGACGGATCAGAGCAGCGTTACAGCCAACATCAGCCCGTCTCAGTGTCTCCTGGACCTGGACACCCAGCCAGAGACGGTCCAACATCAGGACGGCGAGTCAAAAACGGCCATAGAAGACCTCAACCAGTCAGACTTCCAG tccATTCTGCCTGTCCAGCCTGCTGAGCTCAAAGAGCAGCCAGACCCTCCTGCTGTCAG CGGCCCGCGATGCGTCGCTCTGTTTGACTACGAGGGAGAGGATGACGACGAGCTCACCTTCTCTCAGGGCGACGTCATCGGCCTCCTGGAGCTGGTTGGCGAGGAGTGGGGCCGGGGCCAGATCCACGGCCGAACGGGAATATTCCCACTCAACTTCATGGAGGTGGTGGAGCCCCTTCCAGAGCCGACGCCGGGAGAAACTTCTAAACAGGAGGCAGCAGAGACCGGAGAAACGGAAAGCTCTG CAACACTAAAACAACCATCAGAATTAAAG ACAGACGAGTGGGTGATGGCTCTGTTCGACTTCCCGGGTCAGACTGCAGATGACTTGTCCTTCCAGAAGGGGGCGCTGATTCAAGTGACGGAGCATGTCGATGCAGAGTGGAGGAGAGGACGACTGGATGGGAGGGAGGgactttttcctgctgctttcaCACAACCCAGTCAGG ctcagccaatcacaggccAGCAGTCTGCAGCTAAAGGAACGGCTAAAGCTGTGTTTGATTTCACAGCAGAGAGCGAGGATGAGCTCACACTGAAG GTCGGTGACATCCTAACACAGGTGGAGCcggttgatgagcagtggattCTGGGAGTTGTAGGCGGAAAACGTGGGATTGTGcctaaaaactacatttcattCCTCTGA
- the LOC114156907 gene encoding tripartite motif-containing protein 16-like → MAQQGNLMESAKYSCSICLDLLKDPVTVPCGHSYCMNCIKDHWDGEDERRNHSCPQCRETFIPRPILKKNFMLAELVEDLKKTGLQAAPADHCYAGPEDVACDVCTGRKFKAVKSCLVCLVSYCQSHVQPHYEVPTLQKHKLGDPSKKLQDNICPHHEEVMRIFCRTDQQCICYLCLMDEHKDHETVPAAAERAEKQKELQESRQQIHQRIQDQEKDVKLLQQEVEAINVSADKAVEDSEKIFTEMIRLLQKRSSDVKQQIRSQQETEVSRVKDVQEKLEQEITELKRKDAELEQLSHTEDHNQFLLNYPSLPALSESTHSSSINIRPLRHFEDVTAAVSEITYLLEDILKDTWTNISLTITEVDVLLSEPEPKTKAGFLKYSQEITLDPNTANRFLLLSEANKKVTAMKEEQSYPDHPGRFTDSFQVLSKESLTGRCYWEVEWREGGVNVAVSYKNISRGGSNECLFGVNDKSWSFSCDTDSYTFLHNRVQTPVSGPVSSRIGVYLDHRAGILSFYSVSETMTLLHRVQTRFTQPLYAGVGPFFNGDSTEFVKLK, encoded by the coding sequence ATGGCACAGCAAGGAAATCTCATGGAATCAGCAAAATACTCTTGTTCGATCTGTTTGGATCTACTGAAGGATCCAGTGACTGTGCCCTGTGGACACAGTTACTGTATGAACTGCATTAAAGACCACTGGGATGGAGAAGATGAGAGGAGAAACCACAGCTGCCCTCAGTGTAGAGAGACTTTCATACCAAGGCCTAtcttaaagaaaaacttcaTGTTAGCAGAGTTGGTGGAGGATCTGAAGAAGACTGGACTTCAAGCTGCTCCAGCTGATCACTGCTATGCTGGACCTGAAGATGTGGCCTGTGATGTCTGCACTGGGAGGAAATTTAAAGCTGTCAAATCCTGTCTGGTATGTTTGGTGTCTTATTGTCAGAGTCATGTCCAACCTCACTATGAGGTACCTACactacagaaacacaaactgggGGATCCCTCCAAGAAACTTCAGGACAACATCTGCCCACATCACGAGGAGGTAATGAGGATCTTCTGCCGCACAGATCAGCAGTGTATCTGTTATCTCTGCTTAATGGATGAACATAAAGACCATGAAACAGtaccagctgcagcagaaagagctgagaAGCAGAAGGAGCTTCAGGAGAGTCGACAACAAATCCATCAGAGAATCCAGGACCaagagaaagatgtgaagctgcttcaacaggaggtggaggccatcaatgtctctgctgataaagcagtggaggacagtgagaagatcttcactgagatgatccgtctcctccagaaaagaagctctgatgtgaagcagcagatcagatcccagcaggaaactgaagtgagtcgagtcaaagatgttcaggagaagctggagcaggagatcactgagctgaagaggaaagacgctgagctggagcagctctcacacacagaggatcacaaccagtttctcctcaactacccctcactgccagcactcagtgagtctacacactcatccagcatcaacatccgtcctctgagacactttgaggacgtGACAGCAGCTGTGTCAGAGATTACATATTTACTGGAGGACATTCTGAAAGACACATGGACAAACATCTCACTGACTATCACTGAAGTGGATGTTTTGctctcagaaccagaaccaaagaccAAAGCTGGattcttaaaatattcacaAGAAATCACTCTGGatccaaacacagcaaacagatTTCTGTTATTATCTGAGGCGAACAAAAAAGTCACAGCAATGAAAGAAGAACAGTCATATCCTGATCATCCAGGCAGATTCACAGATTCATTTCAGGTTCTGAGCAAAGAGAGTCTGACTGGAcgttgttactgggaggtggagtggAGAGAAGGAGGAGTTAATGTAGCCGTTTCATACAAGAACATCAGCAGAGGAGGTtcaaatgaatgtttatttGGAGTCAATGACAAATCTTGGTCATTTAGTTGTGACACAGACAGTTACACATTTTTGCACAACAGAGTTCAAACTCCAGTATCaggtccagtttcctccagaaTAGGAGTGTACCTGGATCACAGAGCAGGTATTCTGTCTTTCTACAGCGTCTCTGAAACCATGACTCtcctccacagagtccagaccagatTCACTCAGCCTCTGTATGCTGGAGTCGGGCCTTTCTTTAATGGGGATTCAACCGAGTTTGTCAAACTCAAATAG
- the LOC114156909 gene encoding tripartite motif-containing protein 16-like produces MAQPGSLVDSMKFFCSICRDLLKDPVTIPCGHSYCMNCIKDCWDGEDQRRIHSCPQCRKEFIPRPELVKNIMLAELVEDLRKTGLQTAPADHCYAGPEDVACDVCTGRKMKAVKSCLVCMASYCKNHLQPHYESPNFKKHNLVEASTKLQQNICSHHDEVMKIFCRTDQQCICYLCTMDEHKGHDTVPAATERAEKQKELQERQQQIHQRIQDQEKDVKLLQQKVEAINVSADKAVEDSEKIFTELIRLLQKRRSDVKQQIRSQQETEVSRVKDVQEKLEQEITELKRKDAELEQLSHTEDHIQFLLNYPSLPALSESTRSRHKIQPRKNFKDVTAAVSELRDKLLDILRQKRTKTSLTAIKVGVLQLEPEPKTRHDFLKYSQEITLDSNTAYIDLLLSEGNRKTTLMKQQQSYPYHPERFTYYDQVLSRESLTGRCYWEVEWRGEGVRLAVAYRSIRRGGGSDESAFGRNDKSWALRCDKNSYQFWHNNIKTPVSGPVSSRIGVYLDHRAGILSFYSVSDSMTLLHRVQTRFTQPLYAGVWLFNYGTTAEFIKAK; encoded by the coding sequence ATGGCACAACCAGGAAGTCTTGTGGATTCAATGAAATTCTTTTGTTCGATCTGTCGGGATCTACTGAAGGATCCGGTGACTATTCCCTGTGGACACAGTTACTGTATGAACTGTATTAAAGACTGCTGGGATGGAGAAGATCAGAGAAGAATCCACAGCTGCCCTCAGTGCAGGAAAGAGTTCATACCAAGACCTGAACTGGTGAAAAACATCATGCTAGCAGAGTTGGTGGAGGATCTGAGGAAGACTGGACTCCAAACTGCACCAGCTGATCACTGCTATGCTGGACCTGAAGATGTGGCCTGTGATGTTTGTACTGGTAGGAAGATGAAAGCTGTCAAGTCCTGTCTGGTCTGTATGGCTTCCTACTGTAAGAATCATCTTCAACCTCACTATGAATCTcccaattttaaaaagcataatcTGGTTGAAGCGTCTACTAAACTCCAGCAGAACATCTGTTCTCATCAtgatgaggtgatgaagatCTTCTGTCGTACTGATCAGCAGTGTATCTGTTATCTCTGCACTATGGATGAACATAAAGGACATGACACAGTCCCAGCTGCAACAGAAAGAGCTGAGAAACAGAAGGAGCTTCAGGAGAGACAACAACAAATCCATCAGAGAATCCAGGACCaagagaaagatgtgaagctgcttcaacagaaggtggaggccatcaatgtctctgctgataaagcagtggaggacagtgagaagatcttcactgagctgatccgtctcctccagaaaagaaggtctgatgtgaagcagcagatcagatcccagcaggaaactgaagtgagtcgagtcaaagatgttcaggagaagctggagcaggagatcactgagctgaagaggaaagacgctgagctggagcagctctcacacacagaggatcacatccagtttctcctcaactacccctcactgccagcactcagtgagtctaCACGCTCCAGACATAAAATTCAACCCCGGAAAAACTTTAAGGATGTGAcagcagctgtgtcagagctcagagacaAACTCTTGGACATCCTGAgacagaaaaggacaaaaacctCTCTGACAGCCATCAAAGTGGGCGTTCTACAGTTAGAACCAGAACCTAAAACCAGACATGATTTCTTGAAATACTCACAAGAAATCACTCTGGATTCAAATACAGCATACATAGATCTGTTATTGTCTGAGGGTAACAGAAAAACTACATTGATGAAACAACAACAGTCTTATCCTTATCATCCAGAGAGATTCACTTATTATGATCAGGTTCTGAGTAGAGAGAGTCTGACTGGAcgttgttactgggaggtggagtggAGAGGGGAAGGAGTTCGTCTAGCAGTTGCATACAGAAGCATCAGACGTGGAGGAGGGTCAGATGAATCCGCATTTGGACGAAACGATAAATCTTGGGCTTTACGTTGTGACAAAAATAGTTATCAATTTTGGCACAATAACATTAAAACTCCAGTATCaggtccagtttcctccagaaTAGGAGTGTACCTGGATCACAGAGCAGGTATTCTGTCTTTCTACAGCGTCTCTGATTCAATGACTCtcctccacagagtccagaccagatTCACTCAGCCTCTGTATGCTGGGGTTTGGCTTTTTAACTATGGAACCACAGCTGAGTTCATTAAAGCCAAATAG